CGGGAACGTTGCCTTCGGCGGTGATGACCAGAGCGGCGGCGCCGTCGGAGACCAGCGAGCAGTCGTGCAGTCGCAGGGGCGCGGCAATCATCATGTTCTTGCACTTGCCCTTCGGGTCGACCTCGTTCTGCTTCACGATCTCTTCATAGGTGGCGGGGCCGGTGCGGATATGGGCGAGGGGGTTCTCGGCGCCGTTCTTGTACCCGAGAGCCGCCACGGTTCCGAGCATCTTCTGCAGCTCCTCGTCGGCGATGCCGTATTTCTTCTGGTAGCCCTTGGCATACTCGGCGAACAGCATGGGGAAGGTCATGCCCCTCGAACCTTCGGACGGCCAGTGCGAGCAGCCGGCCAGGACCTGGGTCATCTGGGGGGTTGGGAGCAGGTTCATCTTCTCCACGCCGATGACCAGGATGTTGCGGAACCGTCCGGATTCGATTCCATAGACAGCGTTATAGAGCGCGATCGACGAGGAGGCGCAGGCACATTCCGACCGGCTCATCGGCTTGAAACGCATGGCCGGATCGATCTCCGCGGCGATGGGGGCCACGTGTTCCTGGTTCAGGAACGAGCCGGGCGAGCAGGAGCCGACCCAGATGGCGTCGATGTCCTTCGCCTGCAGGCCGGCGTCCTTGATGGCGCCGCGGCCGGCTTCGATCAGCAGGTCGTAGTAGGTCCGGGTGTCGGTCATCAGACCGGACATCTTGTCTTTCTTCACGAAGGCGCCGAACTCGGTGTTGTAGGCGCCGATGATGCAAACCTTGCTCATGTCATTCCCCTTCCGATAGGCTTTGAGTCACCCCGTCCCGTCCGGACTCCGGTCGGCAGAAAAATTTTGTTCTGCAAAATTCTCCATACTCGGCTCGGCCGCCTCGAAACCCATGGAAGGCTTGGAGTGTTGGACCAGATACTACCACGGCTCAGGAAAAATTGCAAAGAAAAATTTTGCAACGCACAACGTCTCGGTTCCAATTTGCTTCGGAAAAGGGATGCGTCGCCGTCAACGCGGTCCCAGCGATTCCATCTGCGCCATCAGCGGATCGGTTCTCGAAACGAAACCCCCATGTCGGTCATACACAAATCCCGGAAACAGGTGATTTTCCCCGGGGATGTCCCGGTGCCCTTCACCCCCCAATGGCCTGTAGGGGCGGGTTTGAAACCCGCTCTTGCGGTGCAAGAGCGGTGATCGGATTCGAATCTGACTGGCGCGGAAACACAGAGGCACAGAAATCCTCCGGATCTCTGTGCCTCGGCGGTGAAACGTTCTGTATATCTGGAGTGCTGTTCGTCAGGTGGCGGGGGGTTCAGAATTCGCGTCGGCCTGCTGCTGGCGCTTCTTCTCGAACACCATGTCGTAGGCCAGCATGCCGAGCATCGAGAAGATACCGACCGCCGCGAAGACGAACCAGATCCGCTCGGGATGGTAAGTCGAGAAGAGGAACCGCGTCGTCTCCTGGACGCTCTGGTGATTCAGCGCCTTTCCCAGCGTCGGGAGCACCTGGTCGAGAGGCAGCTGGGCGACGGTATCCTTCGCCATGTTCAGGTTCTCGACGAGATACTGCCGGGCCAGCGTCGTCTTGTCGCCGTAATACTGGTAGATCGGGCCCGCGAGGCTGCTTCCGAGCATCCAGCCGATGCCCTGCGGGAAGTTCACGTAGCCCATATACAGGCCCTTTTTGCCGGGCGGGGCGAGCATCGACAGATACTCGCTCTTGCGCGGACTCGCGATCATCTCTCCGATCGCGAACACGAAGATGCCGAGAGCGCAGATCCAGACGTTCATCGTATACCCTGCGACGACGAGGCCGGCGCTCGCGATGAAGATGCCGAGGATCATGCCGGCCACGGGGCGCATTCTTCCGAAGATCCAGCCGATGGGCAGCATGAGGAAGATGATGGCGAAGGCGTCGAGGTTGATGAGCCACTCGGCGGGAATCTGCTGGCCGCCCTGTCCGAGGGTGATCCAGGACTCTTTGCCGAACAGGTTCCCGAAGAACAGGACGGCGGTCGAGGTGTCGACCCAGTCGGTGATGAAGTTGGGGAGCAGGTCGAACAGCTGCATGAACATCAGCCAGAAGCCCGAAAACACGGCCAGGAACATCATCAGCGGCGGATCGAACAGGTTCTTCAGCGAGCTGAACAGCACCTGCCAGAACTCCTTGAACATCCGGGAAAGCTTTTCCCCCAGACTCCGGTCGTTGTGCTCGACGGCAACGTGGCCGCGGTCGGGTTCGTCGAAGAAGAACAGGGTGATGAAGTTCAGCGAGTGGATGCAGGCGCTCGTGATGAACACGTATTTCCAGCTCATCAGGCGCAGATACCCGGCGATGAGCGGGCCGGTGAAGCCGCCGATGTTCACGATCATGTAGAAGAAACTCCAGCCGAGCGTCGCGTTCTCCTTGGTGGTGGAGTTCGCGAGAATGCCCTGAATGCCCGGTTTGAACACCGCCGTGCCGGTCGCGACCAGCATGCAGGCGATGAAGAACGGCCAGTAGCCGCTCACCAACGCCATACTGACATACCCGACCACCGAGATCGCGATGGCGAACGCGACGGTCCGCTTGTGGCCGTAATGGTCGGCGTGGCCGCCGATGACGGTGGGAAGCAGGGACTGGAACGCCGCCCACCAGAAGAAGATGTTCGCTTTCTGCAGGTGCGAGAACTCGAGCCCGCCGACGGTGGCCGCGGCCACCATGTAGACGGCGATGCCGCCGCGCACGCCGTAATAGGCCCACCGCTCGAGCAGTTCGATGACGTTCGAGCACCAGAACGCCCGGCCGAAGCTCATCAGGGTCTGGAAAAAACCGGGGGAAGCAACATCGGAATTCGGGTTTGTCATAGCCTTTCCTATATAATGATGAGGTGAAAATTTTTTGCGTCGCGTGCCGTGCCGCTTTTGTGCGCGAGGCGCTCCGGAATATACCGTATCCCGAGTCGCCGAGTCCATGCCGGAAGTGACGCAGCGTTTTCGGCGATCAGCCAGCCGCGACTCATCCCGAAAGGAAACTCGGCGGTCAGCATTCCGCCGAAGAAAACGGTATCATGGCAGGGGATTTCCGAAAATGCGGATGAAGGGATACGGATGATGGTGTCCGGGCAGCTCCGGCAGAAGCATGTTCCCATTCTGGCCAGCCTGAGATTCAACCTCGTGGGAATCGCGGTGCTGGTGACCGTCGTATATCTTGGGTGCTGGATATATGGGCATCATCGCCTGGCCGATAACCTGGCGGCCGTTTCCGTCGAAAAGACGGGAACCGCCATGGAAGCCGACCTTGGCGCCTTTTTTCAGCCCGCGATCGACGGGTTCGAGATGGCGCGGATGTGGGCCCGGTCGGGAATGTTCCAGCCCCTCGATGCGAGCCGCTCCATCGCCCTGCTCCTGCCTTTCGAAAAGGCGCATCCACAAATCACGTCGATCACCACAGGTGATGCCGGGGGGCGGAGTTTCCGCATCGGCATCGATCCCGAGGGCTTCGTGGTGCGCTGCATTCGGTCCGGGCAGGACGCATCGCAATCCATGATGCTTCTCGACGGAAACGGCCGGGTGATGCGCGAATGGCTGGCACCCCGGGAATACGATCCCCGCACCAGGCAATGGTATCTCGACGCCGCGCTTCAGCAGTCCGCCTGCGCATCCGGAACCCTGGCTTCGCCGTCCTGGACGTCCCCCTATATTTTTCATACCGCCAACGCGCCGGGGCTTTCGCTGTCCGGCTCCCTCGAGGGCCCTGACAAAACGGTCTTTTTCATGACGTTCAACGTGGAGCTCGAACGGATTTCGGACTTTTCCGCCCTCCATGCGCCTTCCCCCGGCGGATTGACGTTTATCCTGTCCGATACGGGAACCGTCATCGGCCTGCCGGCCGGCCCGAGATTCCTTTCCCAGGATGGCCGCAGGGCTTTTTTTGCTTCATTTCCGACGAGGCTTCCGACCCTTGGTGAGCTCGGAATACCGGCCCTGAGCGAAGCAGGGAAAAACCTGCGGCTCGAAAAAAGCACGGTCAGGGTGTCAGGCGCGGGCGAGCCGTTCGTCCTGCATCTGCGACCGTTTCCGATCCCGAACGGAAAACCGATGTGGATCGGCATCGTCATCCCGGAGGCGGACCTGTTCCAGGAATTCAGACGACAGAGCTCGATCATCATCGCCGTCACGGCCGGACTGCTCATCTTCTGCTGGGTGATGGCCGCGAACCTGTCATACTGGTATGCCACCCCTCTCGGTCTTCTTGCGGAGGAAAGCCGTTTGATCACCATGCTGGAGCTGGAGAAAAAGACTTCTATAGACTCCACGATATTGGAGGTGCATCAACTGGCCAGGGCGCACGAGCGCATGAAAGCGGCGCTCGACTCGTTTTCCCGGTACGTGCCCCTCGTTCTCGTCAGGAAACTGCTCGAAGCGGGAACGGCGGCAAAGCTCGAATACAGCAGTCGCGAGATCACGATCCTGTTCACCGACATCCGCAATTCGACCTCACTCGCCGAGAGTTTCGACCCGACCACGCTGTCGGCCCATCTCACGAATTACTACGAGAACATGATGGGCCGGATCAGGTGTCATTCGGGCCTGATCGACAAGCTCATCGGCGATGCCATCATGGCCCTCTGGGGAACGCCGCATGACGACGCGAAACAGTGCGCGAACGCCGTCCGGGCGGTGCTCGCCTGCAGAGACTTTCTCCTGGAGTTCAACACCCGGAGCCTTGCTCAAGGCCTTCCCGAACTGCATACGCGGTTCGGCCTGGCGTCCGGAGCGGTGATGGTCGGAAATTTCGGATCGCCCGAGCGGATGTTCTACACGGCCGTCGGCGACAAGGTGAACCTGGCCAGTCGTCTGGAAGGCCTGAACAAAACGTACGGAACGCAGATCATGGCCGAAGAAAACGTCGTGAAGCTGGCCGGCGAGGGATTCGCCTGGCGTTTTCTCGACATCGTCGCCGTCAAGGGCAAGGCGAAGTCGCTCCGTGTATACGAGCTTCTCGGCGTCGCCGGAGCGGTTTCCGATGCCATGCTGCATTTTGCCGAAATATACGAGCGCGCTCTCGGAGAGTATCTGAACCGGCGGTTCTCAGAGGCGGAACGAATGCTCGCCGGGCTCGCTTCGCCGCATCCGGGCGATCTTTCCGTCGGCATCCTTCTTGAGAAAACACGACGCTATCTGAAAGACCCCCCGCCTCCCGACTGGGACGGCATTACGCGCTTCCAGACGAAATAATCGGCATGAACAAACTCCTGCGGGCCGTCTCCGTTCTGTTCCCTGTCTTTCTTCTCCTCCTTCCGCTAGCGATTTTCTCCGGCGGCATGAAGAGCGCCGCGCGCCTGAAGAACGCGGACATTCGCAGACAGTGGGTCGAAGAGAAGGGAATCCTCGCCCGTCAGCTCGAGGAAATGGCGCAGCCCGGGTTCTGGGTCGCCGAGGCCGTTCGGAGCACGCGGGTCGCGCTCGAGCGGAAAAAACGCTGGGAAGTTCCCGCATTGGGGCAATTTTTCGGCGAGGAACTGCCGCGCTGCCTTCCGAAGGGGATGAGACGGCCGAAGGTCTATGCGTTCCGTCATTCCGCGGATGACTCCGAACCCGGGACGCTCCTGACCGGAAAAGGTCTCGAGGCGAGGGGGCGGGTCATGCTGTCGAAGATGCTGCGAAATCTCGGCCTGCAGGCCTGCGACCTCCCGAACGAATTCCAGGAGAATGTCCTGACGTCGCAGTTGATCAGCCTGTTCGGCGGCCGGCTGCCGCGGGGGATCCTGGAAGCGTCTTTCCACGGGAGGAGCTTTCCCGTGCTTTTCGAAAAGAAACTCTATCTTGCCGCCTGGGAAAATGTGATTGTTGAGGGGAGGCCGCGGGTCTCCTTCCTGTTTCTCTTCCCGAATTCTCTCCATGCCCATCGCGATGCGATGCTCCTGACCCTCAGGAACTATCGTCGATACTTCGGAACCGCCCGTGTCATGCCCGTGTTCATTCCCATCAGAACTCCGATGGACAGGGAGAAGGTGCCCATTCTGGCGCCCGCGCGGGTCCTGAGTCCTTCGGCGCGGCGGCTCTGTCGCCGGATCAGTTCGCGCATCGAGTTCAGCCCTCCCCGGGACGGCCGGCCGATCGGAAGCATCAGCATGCCCTGCTCAGACATGTACAAGGTTCTCGAAGTGTCGACGCTGTGGGGATACGCCTGCGC
Above is a genomic segment from Candidatus Ozemobacteraceae bacterium containing:
- a CDS encoding propanoyl-CoA acyltransferase; this translates as MSKVCIIGAYNTEFGAFVKKDKMSGLMTDTRTYYDLLIEAGRGAIKDAGLQAKDIDAIWVGSCSPGSFLNQEHVAPIAAEIDPAMRFKPMSRSECACASSSIALYNAVYGIESGRFRNILVIGVEKMNLLPTPQMTQVLAGCSHWPSEGSRGMTFPMLFAEYAKGYQKKYGIADEELQKMLGTVAALGYKNGAENPLAHIRTGPATYEEIVKQNEVDPKGKCKNMMIAAPLRLHDCSLVSDGAAALVITAEGNVPDKKRAVRIAGIGHSCERLPENVRPNMYELMAGKDAAAKAYAEAGITSADVDIAEVHDCFTINQILSTEALGFSADGKAGYDYLAGRFTRDDPKVAVNLSGGLKSKGHPVGATGASMHALLYKQIIGEPIGVKARKADIGVAFNVGGSAVTNCVTVLKKF
- a CDS encoding MFS transporter; protein product: MTNPNSDVASPGFFQTLMSFGRAFWCSNVIELLERWAYYGVRGGIAVYMVAAATVGGLEFSHLQKANIFFWWAAFQSLLPTVIGGHADHYGHKRTVAFAIAISVVGYVSMALVSGYWPFFIACMLVATGTAVFKPGIQGILANSTTKENATLGWSFFYMIVNIGGFTGPLIAGYLRLMSWKYVFITSACIHSLNFITLFFFDEPDRGHVAVEHNDRSLGEKLSRMFKEFWQVLFSSLKNLFDPPLMMFLAVFSGFWLMFMQLFDLLPNFITDWVDTSTAVLFFGNLFGKESWITLGQGGQQIPAEWLINLDAFAIIFLMLPIGWIFGRMRPVAGMILGIFIASAGLVVAGYTMNVWICALGIFVFAIGEMIASPRKSEYLSMLAPPGKKGLYMGYVNFPQGIGWMLGSSLAGPIYQYYGDKTTLARQYLVENLNMAKDTVAQLPLDQVLPTLGKALNHQSVQETTRFLFSTYHPERIWFVFAAVGIFSMLGMLAYDMVFEKKRQQQADANSEPPAT
- a CDS encoding adenylate/guanylate cyclase domain-containing protein, producing the protein MVSGQLRQKHVPILASLRFNLVGIAVLVTVVYLGCWIYGHHRLADNLAAVSVEKTGTAMEADLGAFFQPAIDGFEMARMWARSGMFQPLDASRSIALLLPFEKAHPQITSITTGDAGGRSFRIGIDPEGFVVRCIRSGQDASQSMMLLDGNGRVMREWLAPREYDPRTRQWYLDAALQQSACASGTLASPSWTSPYIFHTANAPGLSLSGSLEGPDKTVFFMTFNVELERISDFSALHAPSPGGLTFILSDTGTVIGLPAGPRFLSQDGRRAFFASFPTRLPTLGELGIPALSEAGKNLRLEKSTVRVSGAGEPFVLHLRPFPIPNGKPMWIGIVIPEADLFQEFRRQSSIIIAVTAGLLIFCWVMAANLSYWYATPLGLLAEESRLITMLELEKKTSIDSTILEVHQLARAHERMKAALDSFSRYVPLVLVRKLLEAGTAAKLEYSSREITILFTDIRNSTSLAESFDPTTLSAHLTNYYENMMGRIRCHSGLIDKLIGDAIMALWGTPHDDAKQCANAVRAVLACRDFLLEFNTRSLAQGLPELHTRFGLASGAVMVGNFGSPERMFYTAVGDKVNLASRLEGLNKTYGTQIMAEENVVKLAGEGFAWRFLDIVAVKGKAKSLRVYELLGVAGAVSDAMLHFAEIYERALGEYLNRRFSEAERMLAGLASPHPGDLSVGILLEKTRRYLKDPPPPDWDGITRFQTK